Below is a genomic region from Henckelia pumila isolate YLH828 chromosome 3, ASM3356847v2, whole genome shotgun sequence.
CGTTAAGGACTGAAGAATTATCGGGCATATGGGGCTTACAACGATTGCAACGAGAGCATGGGTGGCTATTGCCACAGCTGCCACTGCCACTCCAACACCAGCTGCTATAATACACAAGGAGGATCCTTTTGAGCAGTGGTGTCTGAGATGGACTCTTGATTGTGTCTTTTCCAAGCGTTTGTCAACTTTTTTAGTGAACTGAGAGAAGGATTGACGAAGATGGTCGAAGTTGTGCGGTTCAGGGGGAACAAAAGGGTTTTCATGGCCATCAAATTGGAGAAAAATGTTAAAAGCCGATGCGCATTGTGAATGGGTGAGGGAATAGGAGTCGAAGTCAATGTCTAGGGGAAGATCATCAAGAAGGTTATGGATAGGTGTGTAGACATGTTTAGCTTTGCGGACTCTCTGATAGAGATGGAGGTATAGACGGGATGTATTCTCACTATGTTCGAAACAGGTGGCCACAAGCTGAGCAAGGGAATAGGATCCTACAATTGAAAGTGCATCCTGAATGCTCTCGCGGCTTGGTTGAAGAACTTGTTCTAAAAGTAGAGGTTCCTCGAACTCTAAGTTCTCtatgtcaaaattttgattaaaaGAGCTTTCTTGGTCAAATATGCTCCGAATCTCCTTATAAGAATGTGTTTCAACTGCAAGTGTGAATTCTCGAGTGAGGTTAACAGTGGGGGAGGGTTGGACACTTGATGTTGATGTATTATCTACTGAATAACCTGAAGGAAAAATCAGAACTAAGAATATGGTACCTTACAATGTGCAACATACATAAGgaacaaatataaaataaaaaaaagaaaaagaaaaaagaaatagGAGGTTTATGAGGGTGTGAGAATCCCATTCAAGTGCCACAATGACATTCTCATCCTTTCATTGTTTTGATTGGAAAAACTCCCCTTTTGAAAAAGTCCTTGGTACCTATATCTTTCCAGGTGATAAAAGTCCTCGGTACCTATAACAAGTGAAAGGGCtcgtgtcctgatttaatatttaatgatcaaacaaccaggattaattaatgtaaacagcgaaaacgagttaaaaatttgcgtttgggcctacagaaatttcggcatgacctattcgtaaataggacatcccaaaaatctgtacaacacaaccagcaatatatactcgaaaatagagtcacaactccaatttacaaacctatagccgcactggccaggactaaacacatgcagagccggcaaggctcgatcacacaaataacaattcaaaacaaggtccaaaactatttatacagatacacagggcatcaccccggcaaatataaaactcgctaaactgatatatatacatatatctgggaactcgactccacgctcgcctcactgggtaccactagatgacgctccaccagatgcgtcaaatccccctggataacctgctatagaatcacaaacaaccacagcataaaaagaaaacaggggtcggaccccagtacgacgaactataaaaattacgacaaatataactgacatgaataaaatcaagtacaatgcaatgaaatgcaatgtaatgcgtgacaggtatcaatgaaataagggataccaaaaggagtccaaataatcgtatcacaataaactcagtggccacccgtgccaggaacacagcagacctcgaatcatcactgctaatccatacacgtagcatcggagggtgacaggagcgacccgtccaacctcatgctgtcatcaggagtatcgtacgtagcatcagagggcgacaggagctacctgtccgtgcctcatgctatctcaggagtgcactaaaacaatgtcactcgctccatgatgactcaatacatctcaagagatcaatatcaatagcaatcaaaggagtcaaggctcaacgtgctatgtaaacttgtaaatgagtgaatgaaatcatataatccacgtaagcacataaaacacgttatcactcattacaaaatacttaatatcattacatgccattataggcgtcgtaatataaacagctca
It encodes:
- the LOC140887963 gene encoding UPF0496 protein At3g19330-like — protein: MLSCLGRSPPESAENNYFSSPASQGYSVDNTSTSSVQPSPTVNLTREFTLAVETHSYKEIRSIFDQESSFNQNFDIENLEFEEPLLLEQVLQPSRESIQDALSIVGSYSLAQLVATCFEHSENTSRLYLHLYQRVRKAKHVYTPIHNLLDDLPLDIDFDSYSLTHSQCASAFNIFLQFDGHENPFVPPEPHNFDHLRQSFSQFTKKVDKRLEKTQSRVHLRHHCSKGSSLCIIAAGVGVAVAAVAIATHALVAIVVSPICPIILQSLTTGKESLYQKQLSTAAKVAYFIHKELDTIDRLVALLHSDVENDKFLVHHGVDRGMDKYLIQEVLKQLRRNRSSFAQRLLFLEEHLFLCFASINRARSLLLQGIHAHQDHSPG